Genomic DNA from Gemmatimonadota bacterium:
TATGAGAAAACAAAAGAGACTCACCTTCACCTGCTGGAGAGGGAATCGCCGTCAAACCGCGGATACCAGCCTGTTCAAAACTATACGGCGTATCATCCGTGTAAACCTCCTTCCAAACAGGTGCTTGCCCATCTACGCGGCGATAAACCGACGTCCCAACCGACGCGTACAAAACGCCATTTGCCTCTGCGAAAGACATAGGACGCGCTACAATCGGCCCAAACTCGGATGCCTCATCCCATCGAATCTTCCCCAACTGAGCCGGATCATACACCCCCGAATAAATCCCCAACTGCCCCGCAGAAACAAAAATGCGATCCACCCCTGTCACGCGATCGCGATGAACAAAAAACGCGCGCACCATGCACCGGTATCCCCTGCCGGACTGAAGCGTAGTCCTCACCCACGAACCACTGTCATCGTCTCGCGTAAAAATATTCGACTCGCCCATCCCGAGAACGCCCCTGCGCCGGTCAGAACCAGCCAGCAAAAGATTTACTCTCTCGGACAGAGGATTGCCCAAGTCATCAGTTTCAAATACCACCGACTTCAGCGCAGTAACCCGAAGATGCGAAGCCCCCAGACTGTGGTCTATACGCCACGCATCAGTCGGTGAATCAATCACCAGAACCTGCGCCCAGGGAATCGCGGTATAAGGATTATCCATCCAATAGCCATTTCCGGCATAAAGCCGCCCCTTATGCGCTTCGATATGCACAATCTCCGTACCCCTCGCAAGAGGATCTGCGGAACCGATGCGACCTGCCAGAAAATTACACATCCAGGACTGCGTATCGCTATTCATCACTTCACCGGTATGGGATTGACAGAAAGGGACAGCGCGCGGTCGCGCTCACTGCGGTAAACAGCCTGGGACAAAAAACCGCGCGCATACAAATCGGACAAAATCGCATCGCGGCGCTCCAGCGCGGCAATGGGATCATTCATCGGAACATCCGCACCCTGCGCGAGATCGCACAGCAGCAAAACCTCGCCAGCCGTGAGCTTTGAATGGTGAATATCAAAATGATACAGGGAAGCCCGCTCAAGACCCTGCACGGGACCAAACGCCGCGTAATGCAAAAATGCGGCAATGCGCTCCTCCTCTGGTGTGTACGCGAGAAAAAGTGCAAAAACCAGACGGCGAATAGGCTGTTGGGGCGCAAGAGCTTCGGAAAGGATCCACTCTATATCTGACGCATCCGACCGCGTGTAATACGCCGTAACCAAATTGGGTATATCATCGGCATAATGCGAAGTTGGCGGCACATTGAGAGCGCGGTGAAAAGCATCTCGGTAATCCAGGAAAACTACAAAAACGCAAATCCCCAGAGCGATTGCAGCAATTGGTAAAAAAATATATCGCGCCTTGAAAGTCACACATCCTCCACTTACAGGGTATATTCAGTCTGTGTAATATTCATACCCGCAATCTCGTACACCCGAAAGGGATGGGGTGGCTCTCGAAAAGCACGCGCTGTCGCAAAACAAACATGACCTTCCGCCATGAGATCCTCTCCCTCGTGATAATGCCCACTAAGCACGAGCTTGTGGCGCGAATCTGCGAGCAGTGCAGCTTTCAACTCAGCCGCATCGCCATAATTAAATGGATATCCTCCGCTATGCTCGGGAAATATCATATAGTGTTGCAAATGAATTTGCGGCCGCGGATCGCCATCTGACAACACAGATTGAAACCGCGCGCGTTCCGCCCCAACGCGCTGCGGGACATTGTGATCCCCCTCCTTATCGAAAAAAGTAATCACGCGAAAACCCTGCGCATCAAAATCAAAAGGCTGATCGCAAAAGACGCGGCGAAAAGACGCGGGATGATCGTGATTGCCAGGCACATACGCAACAGGACAGGAAAGACTGTCGAAACATTCGCGCACGAGATGGAGATCTTTTTCCCCCAGTGCAATCGTATCGGGATCGTCTAATACATCGAGCGGATAATCAACCAGATCACCCGTCACAGCGACCAAATCGGGAGAATGCGCGGCAATATGACGCGCACCTTCGGATATAAGATCAGGCCCGCACTTAATATTATCCCCTTCGATATGGTGGCGAAGGTGGAAGTCGGAAATATGTGCAATTTTCATTGAGTAATCCTCCGTTATCAGTTATCAATCCCAAGATACACAGATCGGGGAATGCGGTAAAGGCTTGTTTCATGATCCGCAATTAGTTCCCACCCACCAGTCCTCAGCCCCTTGCCTCTTTTCCCACTGGATTTGCCCGTCCTGTTTGCCTATATTCCCAGCGTTTCCAAAACCCCAAACTTTTTCAGGAGGTCATAATGCTCGATGTTGGCGATATCGCGCCTGATTTTCTGGTCAAAGACCACACAGGCAGTGAAGTAAAACTCAGTGATTATCGCGGAAAAACCGTCGTACTCTGGTTTTATCCCAGAGCAAGCACGGGTGGCTGAACGGCTGAAGGTGTGGGATTCCAGGAGCGAATCCGTGACTATGCAGATAGAAATGTG
This window encodes:
- a CDS encoding redoxin domain-containing protein, whose product is MLDVGDIAPDFLVKDHTGSEVKLSDYRGKTVVLWFYPRASTGG